In Falco naumanni isolate bFalNau1 chromosome 5, bFalNau1.pat, whole genome shotgun sequence, the following are encoded in one genomic region:
- the NINJ2 gene encoding ninjurin-2, translating into MASEGENINLQGVNPQLRINGPMNINHYATKKSVAESMLDVALFMANVTQLKAVLEQGTSFQYYTTLIVLISISLFFQVMIGILLIITARLNLNDVAKQPRLNILNNAATALIFITVILNIFITAFGVQKTGLYPTRNFRPY; encoded by the exons GGTGTGAATCCTCAGCTCCGGATTAACGGGCCGATGAACATCAACCACTACGCAACGAAGAAGAGCGTGGCAGAGAGCATGCTGGACGTGGCACTGTTCATGGCAAACGTCACGCAGCTCAAAgcggtgctggagcaggggacaTCCTTCCAGTACTACACCACCCTCATCGTGCTGATCAGCATCTCCCTCTTCTTCCAGGTGATGATAGGGATTCTCCTCATCATCACTG CTCGTTTGAACCTGAATGATGTTGCAAAGCAACCCCGCCTGAATATACTCAACAACGCTGCCACAGCTCTCATCTTCATCACAGTCATCCTCAACATCTTCATCACAGCCTTTGGGGTGCAGAAGACCGGCCTCTATCCTACCAGGAATTTTCGACCTTACTAA